The Coccidioides posadasii str. Silveira chromosome 3, complete sequence genome contains a region encoding:
- the APC1 gene encoding Anaphase-promoting complex subunit 1 (BUSCO:7545at4751~EggNog:ENOG410PHFM~COG:D~TransMembrane:2 (o813-832i1630-1647o)~BUSCO:107at33183), translated as MAAIRSLGLHEPSAIPYLVGESIILQHTPDDDRFIWKTCHYEDENNTPVEEELFLTDHCVVWSRGGVVVRSFGFDVENEKVVHALFAYFPDGERTNDTKKGSGDVPGSGTTARGPVSRTDNLRGLSGRQGKQVTIEEKLNIDGIAGLSIVEGSVKRPVARALVVVLQSQIHIFFLSGDTHVIPLPFEVGSVWATPCGLLFQRKASEDNTPVPLVPPNSFVSSQVLHGKPRTSGSFTQSARSSARFSLTLSPSHPAKWNLKPEPEASQPRTFSLLDPHSEMGLVAVSPGAQHARAAKTLEALSASEEILYVSFTNEFPELASTAQVNGPLILVVTLNETAGVYTIWTAQQRDKGSAIRHSQKRRSSSGTVAKRRSSYFDVAAGATTPGGRGSNALRESFSMLSQGRSVSHPLNNQNTDTRPEDAEDLASQLGHDFNDIGVSWKASRRVSSLLARSDLGANHDRNTFSDLVTGNQSNIPLSRKRDSFAGSSRASLGYRRRSSLPPGNTSVFSAASSFLDAPVDKFLDGLTKGGNFEGFDSMGLGESVSGLPKEVILSKVGSYSSGFSSVQGIPPFEKGRKFEVFTLSSFYETSQNDPDSTPLAVCILNRHSRNLLVLNLQVRRAQRSSLSSKKSKAKATQGNLLHTVQLKDVRQGSNVIDCRKLVDGSISRMIVLSTTMDGRGELTLQAPWSTLVKIDLPSSMVLHDPSGISFARSSFHPREAGLRRVLDTSDINLCGLDHPSNRGKIDITDSQNRRHRLQIQLEPRNLLVKRALSVCRFALRQSEKAGDGILVCWWEVLRWLRARNEGENDLEWTAFVVTLFSMAVYFIDGNFSKPIVKPKRKRGTLLRSSSGSSVDLDSWDAMLERQSGSSGVGPSWMMTPAWGWILEEQERREDVFRSEHQPSLFLTCGPASRKNGYILRCASLAREFISSPQGEAASGAEGYLPTAISQDPGTRKTALGAILVALHLFREELKLSTIDADLSNCDSGLMVPVLAQIGGWLGWSSWTWEEHAYYGTESASMESWLFEQSQISRLDVPEEPFPPPSLFQFVENFLQNKPSSFMTLIDMVSSSGAKQGSGKIWEQALSLTPRTLAISGFFSEINLQSSTVEKTALLLRWGLTSSVIDTLPIGISAPLHEAIIRCGGNATPRCGPSLLKLVDRNDLSLTMTNEHLTPTMPRLQVLQSHDALRDVHHIGCSVYDGSGVNSFEASTEADRLSITKLIFREDRRYFEAVKILNQTRAPVAECLQEPDWSEADLLEAQKELVQLVTLRTLSIPSGRGLMSFSSRVPLSTEKLPIPSFSLQCVVKPSNITISAERTAFTEEKVCWAFFHNGASTGLAISKAAKGIDTSWILYNKPGELTNRHAGFLLALGLNGHLKYLAKWVAFKYLTPKHTMTSVGLLLGLSASYLGTMDTLITRLLSVHITRMLPLGAAELNLSPLTQTTGIMGIGLLYCNSQHRRMSEIMLSEIENMEPEDTSMSQEMLRDEGYRLAAGLALGFINLAKGKDLGGLRDMRIIERLLALAVGTKKVDMVHILDKATAGATVALAIISMKSNDKSLAKQIDIPDTIAQFDYVRPDIFLLRTLARHLIMWDSIKPSHDWVQKSLPKPYQRKSRLITVRRLSTDDMPLFNIIAGICFAVGLRYAGSASTEARDLLVAFLDQFIRLCRLPAINYDAKLTRNSVRNCQDTVALSAALVMAGTGDVTVFRRLRSLHGRVDPDTPYGSHMAAHMAIGVLFLGGGTYTVGTSDLAVASLLCAFYPLFPTTVLDNKCHLQAFRHLWVLAAEPRCLIPRDLETGRAMQIPVSLTLNSGETTTAMAPCLLPELATIASVKVQSPDYWNLTLDFTTNEILRDKFRHGNQSIYLKRRTTYNAEKSAFAATMSALSELQDVPVSSSKLMGATGNPVTPALYAHGKSTVEVRIPVRHLWEWIFNLGAFRHLDMSEKTLVLPPNPFDQPLKPSPGREDIVLPSWIRPTVVEARLALDRTVRNMIAAAAGRGAGADVIRDRLWQLRLLFAWVEGIERAAKAKDGGSEDDEDREEKGLWLRKDVIEDIKWKIWAIQAGDEGVLGKG; from the coding sequence ATGGCCGCAATTCGCTCTCTCGGGCTCCACGAACCCTCAGCCATACCCTATCTCGTCGGAGAGTCGATCATCTTGCAGCATACCCCCGATGATGACAGATTTATATGGAAGACTTGCCATTACGAAGATGAGAACAACACCcctgttgaagaagaacTCTTTTTAACGGACCATTGTGTCGTTTGGTCTCGTGGAGGCGTCGTCGTACGGTCTTTCGGATTCGATGTTGAGAACGAGAAGGTCGTCCACGCGCTTTTCGCGTATTTCCCCGACGGCGAAAGGACGAATGACACCAAGAAAGGCTCAGGGGATGTCCCAGGCAGCGGTACGACAGCCCGAGGCCCTGTGTCGAGGACCGATAACCTGCGTGGCTTGAGTGGAAGACAGGGAAAGCAGGTAACAATTGAAGAGAAGCTCAACATCGACGGGATTGCAGGTCTCTCCATAGTTGAGGGCAGTGTGAAGAGACCGGTTGCAAGAGCATTGGTTGTAGTGTTACAATCACAAATACACATCTTTTTCCTCTCTGGCGATACCCATGTGATTCCATTGCCGTTTGAGGTGGGCTCGGTTTGGGCAACACCCTGCGGATTGCTCTTCCAACGGAAGGCTTCTGAAGACAATACGCCGGTTCCGCTAGTGCCTCCTAATTCCTTTGTCTCCTCGCAGGTGCTGCATGGAAAACCAAGAACGTCGGGATCGTTTACTCAATCCGCGCGGAGTAGTGCTCGGTTCTCATTAACGCTTTCCCCCTCCCATCCGGCAAAGTGGAACTTGAAGCCGGAGCCAGAGGCTTCCCAGCCAAGAACGTTCTCTCTCTTAGACCCGCACTCCGAGATGGGACTGGTAGCGGTGTCTCCGGGCGCACAACACGCCCGCGCTGCTAAAACCCTTGAAGCTTTGAGTGCTTCAGAGGAAATTCTCTACGTGTCGTTCACAAATGAGTTCCCAGAACTCGCTTCTACAGCGCAAGTAAATGGCCCACTAATATTGGTGGTAACACTCAATGAAACAGCCGGTGTCTATACCATATGGACCGCTCAGCAAAGGGACAAAGGTTCTGCCATCCGCCATAGCCAAAAGAGAAGGTCATCTAGCGGGACGGTTGCTAAACGGAGGAGTTCCTATTTTGACGTAGCTGCTGGGGCTACCACTCCCGGAGGTCGTGGGTCAAACGCTTTGAGAGAAAGTTTTAGTATGCTGAGCCAAGGGCGAAGTGTGTCACACCCACTGAATAACCAAAATACAGATACTCGACCGGAAGACGCAGAAGACCTGGCTTCGCAGCTAGGCCATGACTTTAATGATATTGGGGTTTCGTGGAAAGCATCGAGAAGAGTTAGCTCTTTACTGGCTCGGAGTGACTTGGGAGCAAATCATGATAGAAACACATTCTCAGATTTGGTGACAGGAAACCAATCGAATATCCCGCTGTCTCGTAAGAGAGACTCATTTGCTGGGAGCTCGCGCGCGAGTCTTGGCTACCGCCGTAGAAGCTCGCTACCTCCTGGGAATACTTCCGTGTTCAGTGCTGCGAGCAGTTTTCTCGACGCTCCCGTTGATAAATTTTTGGATGGATTGACCAAGGGAGGCAATTTTGAGGGATTCGATAGCATGGGCCTCGGAGAAAGTGTATCCGGACTGCCAAAGGAAGTTATTCTGTCGAAAGTGGGCAGTTATTCTTCCGGGTTTTCCTCTGTCCAGGGCATTCCACCGTTTGAAAAAGGCCGGAAATTTGAAGTGTTTACCTTGTCATCCTTCTACGAAACTTCTCAGAACGACCCTGATTCGACCCCTTTAGCCGTCTGCATCCTGAACAGGCACTCGAGAAATTTACTAGTGCTTAATTTACAGGTTCGCAGAGCCCAACGATCTTCGCTGAGCTCCAAAAAATCAAAGGCTAAAGCCACCCAAGGCAATCTCTTGCATACTGTCCAACTCAAAGATGTACGACAAGGCTCGAACGTTATTGACTGCCGCAAGCTCGTTGATGGCAGTATTTCTCGAATGATTGTCCTGTCGACCACTATGGACGGCCGGGGCGAGTTGACATTGCAAGCTCCTTGGAGCACGCTTGTAAAGATCGACCTTCCGTCCAGTATGGTATTACACGATCCTTCTGGAATCTCGTTCGCACGCTCTTCGTTCCACCCGCGGGAGGCAGGTTTGAGGAGAGTTCTCGATACTAGCGATATCAATTTATGCGGCCTCGATCATCCTAGCAATCGCGGAAAGATAGACATCACCGATAGCCAAAACAGAAGGCATAGACtgcagattcagttagaACCTCGGAATCTTCTGGTCAAGCGTGCACTCTCGGTTTGCAGATTCGCGTTGCGACAATCCGAAAAAGCTGGGGATGGGATCCTGGTTTGCTGGTGGGAAGTCTTAAGATGGTTACGGGCGAGGAACGAAGGTGAAAATGACCTAGAATGGACAGCCTTTGTTGTCACACTCTTTTCCATGGCCGTTTATTTTATCGACGGCAATTTCTCGAAGCCTATTGTAAAGCCAAAGCGGAAAAGAGGCACATTGTTACGTTCAAGTAGTGGGAGCTCTGTTGATCTCGATAGCTGGGACGCGATGTTAGAACGACAATCCGGTTCCTCCGGTGTAGGGCCTTCTTGGATGATGACACCAGCCTGGGGTTGGATCCTTGAGGAACAAGAACGCCGTGAAGACGTATTTCGGTCCGAACACCAGCCTAGCCTCTTCTTGACATGCGGGCCAGCTTCAAGAAAGAATGGATATATCCTCCGATGTGCCTCGCTCGCGCGTGAATTTATATCATCCCCTCAAGGAGAAGCTGCTTCTGGTGCTGAAGGCTATTTACCCACTGCTATTTCGCAAGACCCTGGGACACGAAAGACCGCGCTTGGTGCAATACTAGTTGCTCTGCATTTGTTTCGCGAGGAACTAAAGCTGTCGACCATTGATGCTGACTTATCGAACTGCGATTCAGGTCTTATGGTGCCTGTACTAGCCCAGATTGGGGGTTGGTTAGGGTGGAGTTCATGGACATGGGAAGAGCATGCGTACTATGGTACCGAAAGTGCAAGTATGGAGAGCTGGCTGTTTGAACAGTCTCAGATATCGAGGCTTGACGTCCCCGAGGAGCCGTTTCCCCCGCCTTCCCTGTTTCAGTTCGTGGAAAATTTCTTGCAGAATAAACCGTCTAGTTTTATGACCCTTATTGATATGGTCTCAAGCTCTGGTGCTAAGCAAGGCAGCGGGAAAATATGGGAACAAGCATTAAGCCTTACCCCTAGAACCCTGGCGATCTCTGGGTTTTTTTCGGAGATCAACTTGCAATCATCGACGGTTGAAAAGACAGCATTGCTGCTTCGATGGGGACTAACATCCTCTGTTATTGACACTCTTCCGATCGGCATTAGCGCCCCATTGCACGAGGCGATAATTCGGTGTGGAGGCAATGCCACTCCTCGCTGCGGACCATCACTACTAAAGTTGGTCGACCGAAATGACCTTTCCTTGACTATGACAAACGAGCATCTCACCCCCACGATGCCGCGGTTACAAGTTCTACAATCACACGATGCCTTGCGGGACGTGCATCACATCGGTTGCTCAGTTTACGATGGCAGTGGAGTGAATTCCTTTGAAGCTTCTACGGAGGCCGATAGACTTTCGATTACGAAGCTCATTTTCCGTGAAGATAGGCGATACTTCGAAGCCGTCAAAATTCTAAACCAAACGAGAGCTCCAGTTGCAGAATGTCTACAGGAACCAGATTGGTCTGAAGCCGACTTGCTTGAAGCCCAAAAGGAGCTAGTTCAGCTTGTCACTTTGCGAACATTGTCTATTCCAAGTGGACGTGGTTTGATGTCGTTTAGCAGTCGGGTTCCTCTTTCAACTGAAAAGCTTCCAATCCCATCGTTCTCGTTGCAATGCGTCGTCAAACCATCAAATATTACTATTAGCGCCGAAAGAACAGCATTCACCGAAGAAAAGGTTTGCTGGGCTTTCTTTCATAACGGTGCTTCGACCGGTCTTGCCATATCTAAAGCTGCAAAGGGTATTGATACTTCATGGATCCTATACAATAAACCCGGTGAATTGACAAATAGACACGCGGGCTTCTTACTTGCGTTAGGTCTAAACGGCCACCTCAAGTATTTGGCAAAATGGGTCGCTTTTAAATATCTGACACCTAAGCACACGATGACGTCCGTTGGCCTTCTTTTGGGTCTCTCCGCGTCATATCTTGGTACGATGGACACCTTGATAACGCGTCTTCTTTCGGTCCACATCACAAGAATGCTTCCACTGGGTGCTGCAGAATTGAACCTTTCACCGTTGACACAAACTACCGGAATTATGGGAATTGGTTTGCTGTACTGCAACTCTCAACACCGCCGTATGAGCGAAATCATGCTCTCAGAGATTGAGAATATGGAGCCAGAGGACACATCAATGTCACAAGAGATGTTGAGGGACGAAGGGTACCGCCTAGCGGCGGGTCTCGCTCTCGGTTTCATTAATCTAGCCAAAGGGAAAGATCTAGGAGGCCTTCGAGACATGCGGATTATCGAGAGACTCCTTGCGCTTGCTGTTGGCACGAAGAAGGTCGATATGGTACATATCCTCGACAAGGCCACAGCAGGCGCTACTGTTGCGCTAGCAATTATCTCTATGAAGTCAAATGACAAGTCTCTTGCAAAACAGATCGATATACCTGATACGATCGCTCAGTTTGACTATGTTCGCCCGGATATATTCTTACTTCGAACATTGGCCCGACATTTGATCATGTGGGATTCGATCAAGCCCAGTCATGACTGGGTTCAAAAGTCTCTACCGAAACCTTACCAGAGGAAATCTCGTCTGATTACAGTCCGTCGATTGAGTACCGACGACATGCCGCTTTTCAACATCATCGCTGGCATCTGCTTCGCTGTGGGCCTTCGATATGCTGGTTCTGCATCCACCGAAGCTCGGGACCTCCTCGTTGCTTTTCTCGACCAATTTATTCGGCTCTGTCGTCTTCCAGCCATTAACTACGACGCGAAGTTAACTCGAAACTCCGTCCGAAATTGCCAAGACACTGTTGCTCTGTCTGCGGCGCTTGTTATGGCTGGAACTGGCGATGTCACCGTTTTCCGCCGTTTGCGATCGCTACATGGACGTGTGGACCCCGATACCCCGTATGGAAGTCATATGGCAGCGCATATGGCCATAGGAGTTCTATTCTTGGGTGGAGGAACGTATACGGTGGGGACGTCCGATCTCGCCGTCGCATCCTTACTTTGTGCGTTTTATCCATTGTTCCCCACTACCGTACTAGATAATAAATGCCATCTACAAGCGTTTCGTCATCTCTGGGTTTTAGCTGCTGAGCCCCGATGCTTGATTCCTCGTGATCTCGAGACAGGGCGTGCGATGCAAATTCCTGTGTCGTTGACGCTGAACTCCGGCGAGACAACGACAGCGATGGCACCCTGTCTTCTTCCAGAATTGGCAACAATTGCGAGTGTTAAAGTGCAGAGCCCTGACTACTGGAACCTAACTCTTGATTTTACAACCAACGAGATCTTACGCGATAAATTCCGCCACGGCAATCAATCTATCTACCTGAAGCGCCGAACTACATACAATGCCGAAAAATCCGCATTCGCGGCCACAATGTCTGCATTGAGCGAACTTCAAGACGTCCCCGTTTCCTCTTCCAAATTAATGGGGGCAACAGGGAACCCGGTCACTCCGGCGTTATATGCACACGGTAAATCCACTGTCGAAGTCAGGATTCCAGTACGCCATCTATGGGAGTGGATATTCAACCTGGGAGCATTCCGGCATCTTGATATGAGTGAGAAGACGTTGGTTTTGCCCCCAAATCCATTTGACCAGCCACTGAAGCCGAGTCCGGGAAGGGAGGATATTGTGCTACCTTCATGGATTCGCCCTACGGTCGTCGAGGCCAGGCTAGCACTGGATAGGACGGTGCGAAACATGATTGCTGCTGCAGCGGGTAGGGGCGCTGGAGCTGACGTGATAAGGGATAGATTGTGGCAGTTACGGCTGCTCTTTGCGTGGGTGGAGGGCATAGAGAGGGCGGCAAAGGCGAAGGATGGGGGTTCTGAGGATGACGAAGATAGGGAGGAGAAAGGGTTGTGGTTGCGGAAAGATGTTATTGAGGATATTAAGTGGAAAATTTGGGCCATTCAGGCGGGTGATGAAGGGGTCCTTGGGAAAGGTTAG
- a CDS encoding uncharacterized protein (EggNog:ENOG410PHK0~COG:Q~BUSCO:3549at33183) has product MRSRQIHTDSVRYGYEKEHLLLIGDWYHRPSEKVLEWYMRPGSYGNEPVPDSLLVNGAGHFNCSMAVPARPLDCVTRGLTTPELQLDSGVSHRLRIVNTGSLAGFTLHFAHGIVSVIQVDGGIDVEPTKRKAKSAGILYPGQRMDLVIQPPRRRKASSFTVELDPECFNYPNPALTRVQTFPMFDMSKARTRSLFKLNPWTSAADKHIDLAQVTSTKASISTLPAQADKTFVVYTKISRMARNENSPFGYFNHTSWRPQANPPYPLITIDRDSWDENQFSLSTGSKPVWIDFIVNNLDEGPHPFHLHGHTFFILSLFESTIGWGSYNPHQPHLNPSPYPPYDFSKALERDTVQIPRRGHAVLRLRADNPGVWLFHCHILWHLASGMAMLLEVMNEKGGNGMAAGMEACRYVY; this is encoded by the exons ATGCGAAGTCGCCAAATCCATACGGACAGTGTGAGATATGGCTACGAGAAGGAACATCTCCTCCTGATCGGCGACTGGTACCATCGCCCCTCTGAAAAGGTGCTAGAATGGTATATGCGCCCAGGCTCTTACGGCAACGAG CCAGTCCCTGATTCCCTCTTGGTAAATGGTGCCGGCCATTTTAACTGCTCGATGGCTGTTCCTGCTCGTCCACTTGACTGTGTGACGAGGGGGTTGACGACCCCGGAGCTGCAATTGGACTCTGGAGTATCGCATAGACTCAGAATCGTCAATACTGG TTCTCTCGCTGGCTTTACGCTACACTTCGCACATGGCATCGTTAGCGTCATCCAAGTTGATGGCGGTATCGATGTCGAGCCAACGAAGCGAAAGGCGAAATCTGCTGGCATATTATACCCCGGCCAACGTATGGATCTAGTTATCCAACCTCCACGGAGGCGGAAAGCCTCCTCTTTTACCGTGGAACTCGATCCTGA ATGCTTTAATTACCCAAACCCAGCGCTCACTCGAGTGCAAACATTTCCAATGTTCGATATGTCAAAGGCACGAACCCGCAGCCTCTTCAAATTAAACCCTTGGACATCAGCAGCAGACAAACACATCGACCTCGCCCAAGTCACATCTACCAAAGCTTCAATATCTACCCTACCAGCCCAAGCAGATAAGACGTTCGTCGTGTACACCAAGATCTCGCGGATGGCCAGAAACGAAAATTCTCCCTTTGGGTACTTCAACCACACCTCCTGGCGACCACAAGCCAACCCGCCATATCCCCTGATCACCATCGACCGTGATAGCTGGGACGAAAACCAATTTTCTTTGTCCACTGGCAGCAAACCGGTCTGGATTGACTTTATCGTCAACAACCTCGATGAGGGTCCTCACCCGTTCCATCTC CACGGCCACACATTTTTCATTCTCTCCCTCTTCGAATCCACCATTGGCTGGGGCTCGTACAACCCTCACCAACCACACCTCAATCCTTCGCCATACCCACCGTACGACTTCTCCAAGGCTCTGGAACGGGATACCGTGCAGATTCCGCGCAGGGGCCACGCAGTGTTGAGACTGAGGGCGGACAATCCCGGCGTGTGGCTGTTCCACTGCCATATCCTGTGGCACCTTGCGAGCGGGATGGCGATGTTACTCGAGGTTATGAATGAGAAGGGCGGAAATGGTATGGCAGCGGGGATGGAAGCTTGTCGGTATGTTTActga
- a CDS encoding uncharacterized protein (EggNog:ENOG410PHK0~COG:Q~TransMembrane:1 (i85-103o)) has product MERPASRRRKQRWSRREDDGDDGDNDDDNNNSNSKSKNRDRQKRGDDDSGDGDHQHQQHTDVAALPARTEPATTTTTNRTAASSLLPIILCLAAVLVFLRLLGLSRPPAVAVEHAQSHGRSQRFELHPERHIYRAPATLSLHWTVTSDYRRPDGVKKRLYLVNGGFPGPTVEARAGDRLVINVTNGLANEGLSIHWHGLHMRDANSMDGVAGITQCPIEPGASFVYDFKVSETQTGTFWYSTSTAWA; this is encoded by the exons ATGGAGAGACCAGCGAGCCGCCGTCGCAAGCAGCGGTGGTCGCGACGAGAAGACGACGGCGACGACGGCGATAATGACGAcgacaacaacaacagcaacagcaaaagcaaaaacaGGGACAGGCAGAAGAGGGGAGACGACGACAGCGGTGATGGCGatcaccagcaccagcagcacACCGACGTCGCAGCGCTCCCTGCAAGAACAGAGCcggcgacgacgacgacgacgaacAGGACGGCGGCATCCTCGCTTCTGCCAATCATCCTGTGTTTGGCTGCAGTCTTGGTATTCTTGCGGCTTCTTGGGCTCTCTCGACCGCCCGCCGTTGCCGTCGAGCACGCTCAGAGCCATGGCCGCAGCCAGCGCTTCGAGCTGCACCCGGAGAGGCATATCTACCGCGCGCCGGCCACGCTCTCGCTGCACTGGACCGTCACCTCCGACTATCGCCGCCCCGATGGCGTCAAGAAGCGTCTCTATCTCGTCAACG GCGGCTTTCCCGGCCCAACAGTCGAAGCGCGTGCCGGTGACAGGCTCGTCATCAACGTCACCAACGGCCTCGCCAACGAGGGCCTCTCCATCCACTGGCATGGCCTACATATGCGAG ATGCCAATTCCATGGATGGCGTTGCCGGCATCACCCAATGTCCCATCGAGCCCGGCGCCTCCTTTGTCTACGACTTCAAAGTCTCCGAAACCCAGACCGGGACCTTTTGGTATTCTACCTCGACCGCTTGGGCCTAG
- a CDS encoding uncharacterized protein (EggNog:ENOG410PK2J~COG:I~TransMembrane:2 (o20-39i100-119o)~BUSCO:3339at33183), which translates to MALPDCFVLFSRCQNGDRTFCLFAVLLVLSVILVSLVVCRSRIPLSSSDTIQTSTADKACATPRHTGMTSHNPEKQRVLHNQHARSLRDKLRPWTTPVKLLIYFSVLFIALAIALALFLTDPGEAEEDTDGREEAARSLKDVDHVIIFMQENRSWNTYFGTMAGTRGFQDPNVQVNPDGLPVWFQKVDSDQSTDTKTLLPWHLGYLGGNWSEAIQCMAAGSNGYRANQAALNYGLNNQWVTDNTPWSWGYLKRDDIPVQFALAEEWTVADMYQQSQITSTNPNRVMLVSGSINAPGSPQSPDEGGVYLDNTETPGCEKPNVNCYPLKWKTIFELYEDAGVSWQVYQGEDNFDDNPLAWFEQYQNARPGTPLADKGMAFLGLDKFYKDAAKGTLPQISFIVGPRELSEHAPYSPKDGAWLQEKVVEAVTKSPKYGKSVLMISFDESGGWGDHVPPYHSPTDTPGEWIDDYLGIFGRIFTGPGFRVPFYIISPWTRGGRVLTEHSDHTSQILFIEKWLTAKGIENIKSPEVVPWRREHMSNLVNAFDFENPDLSLPNLPKAELPHRDESGNWDGSAYCESLYPETRPPVPYDSQPDRMPTDLVEEGYKECIGTLTEGRFLVFSTTEQSRLLLHSNPDDLTTTDATNADPDSDSDPDLDYNSLYRNPDARWVLHYYNNNSTSSTDVNTTAINQDPPYLLSSGNRRVWLGEEGKLVPRRDAVAIDIDFVRGDGEDKGRGYYIKYHDRDDGYISVNEDGGVRVGEEKTKFKVLSVTYHD; encoded by the exons ATGGCTCTTCCGGACTGCTTCGTCCTCTTTTCCCGCTGCCAGAATGGTGATCGCACGTTCTGCCTCTTCGCCGTCCTCTTGGTTCTTTCCGTGATCCTTGTGTCCCTCGTCGTCTGCAGGTCCAGAATCCCGCTCTCCTCTTCCGATACCATCCAGACCAGCACGGCAGATAAGGCCTGTGCGACTCCTCGGCATACTGGGATGACATCCCATAATCCTGAGAAACAAAGAGTACTGCACAATCAGCATGCGAGGTCGCTCCGTGACAAGCTCCGGCCCTGGACGACCCCGGTGAAGCTGCTTATATATTTCAGCGTC CTCTTTATCGCCCTGGCGATCGCTCTCGCCTTGTTCCTTACCGACCCGGGGGAGGCAGAGGAAGACACAGACGGCCGCGAGGAGGCCGCCCGGTCGCTGAAAGATGTCGATCatgtcatcatcttcatgcAAGAAAACCGATCATGGAATACG TACTTTGGAACAATGGCAGGCACGAGAGGGTTCCAGGATCCCAATGTCCAGGTCAACCCTGACGGCTTGCCTGTTTGGTTCCA GAAAGTCGATTCCGATCAATCCACCGATACCAAGACCCTCCTCCCATGGCATCTGGGATATCTTGGAGGAAACTGGTCTGAGGCCATCCAGTGTATGGCTGCCGGGAGTAACGGCTACCGCGCAAACCAAGCAGCCCTGAACTACGGGCTGAACAACCAATGGGTGACAGATAACACCCCATGGAGCTGGGGATACCTGAAAAGGGATGACATTCCGGTTCAATTTGCTCTTGCCGAAGAATGGACGGTGGCAGATATGTATCAA CAATCACAAATAACGTCAACGAACCCTAATCGTGTCATGCTGGTGAGCGGTTCCATCAACGCTCCTGGCAGCCCACAGAGCCCGGACGAAGGAGGAGTATATCTAGACAACACCGAAACTCCGG GTTGTGAAAAGCCCAATGTAAACTGCTACCCCCTGAAATGGAAAACCATCTTCGAGCTCTACGAAGACGCCGGAGTATCCTGGCAAGTCTACCAGGGCGAAGACAACTTTGACGATAACCCCCTTGCTTGGTTCGAGCAATACCAGAATGCACGGCCTGGTACACCCTTGGCGGACAAGGGCATGGCCTTTCTCGGGCTGGACAAATTTTACAAAGATGCCGCAAAGGGAACATTGCCACAGATCAGCTTTATCGTAGGGCCGAGAGAGCTGTCCGAGCATGCGCCGTATTCGCCCAAGGATGGTGCGTGGCTGCAGGAGAAGGTCGTCGAGGCCGTGACCAAGAGCCCAAAGTACGGTAAGAGCGTGCTGATGATCAGTTTTGACG AATCTGGTGGATGGGGCGACCACGTTCCGCCATACCACTCGCCGACAGACACGCCAGGAGAATGGATCGATGACTACTTGGGAATCTTTGGAAGAATTTTCACCGGTCCTGGCTTCCGCGTGCCGTTCTACATCATCTCCCCCTGGACCCGTGGCGGTCGAGTCCTCACCGAGCACTCAGATCACACTTCACAGATTCTCTTCATCGAAAAATGGCTCACTGCCAAGGGCATCGAGAACATCAAATCGCCCGAGGTGGTCCCCTGGCGGAGAGAACACATGTCGAATCTCGTCAACGCATTTGATTTTGAAAAC CCCGACCTCTCCCTCCCTAACCTCCCCAAAGCCGAACTCCCCCACCGCGATGAATCCGGAAACTGGGACGGCAGCGCGTATTGCGAATCCCTCTACCCGGAGACCCGCCCTCCGGTGCCCTACGACTCTCAACCCGATCGCATGCCCACCGACCTCGTCGAAGAAGGTTACAAGGAATGCATCGGCACCCTCACCGAGGGCCGCTTCCTCGTCTTTTCCACCACCGAACAATCACGCCTCCTCCTGCACTCCAACCCCGACGACCTCACCACCACCGACGCCACCAATGCTGATCCCGATTCCGATTCCGATCCTGATCTCGACTATAACAGTTTATATCGCAACCCTGACGCCCGCTGGGTCCTCCACTACTACAACAACAATTCCACCTCCTCCACGGACGTCAACACTACCGCCATCAACCAGGACCCTCCATATCTCCTATCTAGCGGCAACCGACGCGTCTGGCTGGGCGAGGAGGGCAAGCTCGTCCCACGCCGTGACGCGGTCGCCATAGATATCGATTTCGTGCGCGGCGATGGGGAGGACAAGGGCAGGGGTTATTACATCAAGTACCACGATCGAGACGACGGGTATATATCCGTTAATGAGGATGGGGGTGTGCGTGTTGGCGAAGAGAAGACGAAGTTCAAGGTGTTGAGCGTGACGTATCATGATTGA